The DNA sequence TTTATTAAAACTTCCTTCCTTGCTCtagagagaaatttttttttccaactctGTATCCTCTGCCATACCTTCTCTTTTATGCTGCTAAAAgccttatatttttctttccctACAATTGCAGGTAATCCCAAATATTTCTAATAATTTTCATCTATACCTGCTCCAGCCTCTTTCACAATCAAGGTTTTATTAGTCCTACTTCTATTAGAACTAAAAATAATGGAAGCCTTATGTTTATTAAGTGTCTGTCTCGAGACCCTCTCATATTACTTCGAGATTAATTGGACCTGTTGCCATTCCTCCAATCTTGCATTATAGAAGATCACATTGTCATATGCAAACATTAAGTGATTTACACTAGTACCTCCTCTAGCCACTACCACCCCGCTTATTTCACCCCTAACTTTTGCTGACTTAAGCAACTGACTTAAACCTTCAGCAGATTATAAAGAGGTAAGGAGATAGGGGGTCTCCTTGCCTCAATCCCCTAGATGGGGTAATCAATTTCCCTTGCCCTCCATTTAACAAAACAGAATATTTTATTGAGCTAACACACTCCATGATCAAATTGATGAGCTTCTGTCCAAAACCTACTTTTCTCAGCATTGCTTCTAAGAAAGGCTACTCAATtctatcataggccttagaCATGTCTAACTTTATTGCAATCATAGGCCACTCAATTCTCTTCATGCTATGCAACAACTCATATACAATCATAATATTATCAGAGATAAGCCTCCCAAGGATGAAGGCACTCTAGTTTTTAGAAATCATCTCATTTAAGGCcctttttattctatttgttAAAACTTTGGAAATCAACTTGTATATTACACGACAAAGGCTAATTGGTCTAAAGTCCATTATTGAAACAGGAGATTTTACCTTTGGTATTAAGGCAAGGTACGTGTGGTTGAACCCAGTCTACATTCTCCCTTCCCTCAAGAAATCCAGTATAGCCATGGTTGTCCCTTTTCCCACTATTccccaattatttttataaaagccaACTCCAAAACCATCCGGACCAAGTGATTTTAGTGCTAACATTTACTTCAAAGGCCTTTCCACCTCCTCAGCATTGAATTCTCTCTCTAGCATAGCCTTCCTCTCCATTGAAATTCTAGCCTTAGTTGTATTAACACATTCCTCTATCTGATCATACGTAAGGTCAGaataagtgtatatatatatgcaaagtaACTCCTGAAAGCCTTTTCCATCACCAAACTTAGAATATACTTGAAGATAccaaagagaataaaagaataaaactattGCCAATTCTGACATTATACTATCGCATTTACAAGAATGAAAACAATTCTGACTAACTTCTTCCACCAAGGCAATTGTGCTATGGGGaatcttttctttattcttaGATAAGGACGTGGTCTGCTACTCTGCTACATAGTTGTTACAAGGGAGTGTGGTGGACATGGTCTACTGCTCTGCTACATATGTGCTACAGGAAAGTGTGGTGGATGTGGTCTGCTGTTTTGTTGCATATCTGCTACAAGGGAGTGTGGTCGACTATTTATGTGATTTGTTTCCTTTGAGACTCCCTCACAAGATGGGCATAAATATTAAGAACACCCATATCGaataatagaaaatgaaaaataagagcTGACAAAGCCTTAATAAAGATATCTGCCAGCTGGAACTTTGAAGCCATATGAACCGTGATTATAATCCTAGCCAAAACTTTCTCTCGAACAAGGTGCCAATTTAGGTCTACATGTTTAGTTCTTTCATGAAAGGTGAGATTTTTAGTCAAATGAATCGCTGACTAAGCTATTTTCCTTGGGTTTTGAACTTATTCTTTTCACCAGATTCGAAGATGAAGGGTGGGAAGACGTCAATTGTGCCATTAGAGGAATTAATCAGCTGTTTCCGTTCTATCTTCTCTAGACCCCTTTGCCTTACGTGTAGCCAGCCCGTTGGTGGGCTGTTTTTTATCCAACAGCAACAAGACTGTTACAAAGTGTTTCTCTTGAATGTACGACAATATTGCAACATTTGTAattgttatttaatttgtatttgtatATATTCTCAATTAATTTGTTGTTTGGAAGACATTATTGTCAATTCTACCGTTGTGAACTTGAGTAACGGTTCAGGCATGCTACTGGGTACATGTATAATAAATGATGGAATTGaaggtttaaataaaattctttttgagATGGAaagatgttttgtttgaaattatgAGAGCTGTATATTGAGAATATTTCCATTTTCTTGAAAACTTAGGTGTTTAAGTGTAGGCGTGTGTATGcaagaatttaattattattttctagacCGGAGACATTCTTGGTTTTTCGCTATATATAAGCGAGTTTTTTGCATGCTTTCCGAAGGCCTTACTCTAAGAACTTGACTAATTTCATTCACTCCTTGATTGAATATTAATGTCGTATTTCTGTCAGACATCGACAACACTTTATATCTTTTCTCATGTTAAGGAGAAAAAAACATCGATTTCATGTATTAATAATACATCATGACCACCTTAATcgcaaaattaataataataattaaaaaaaaaaaaaccccactaAAAATGTTCAAATATAGCAGCCATCCatagttaaatttaaaacaattttcgaaacaaaatttcaagttaaataagGGAAAGTTGAAATATcacaaaaaccaaataaaaacatagtATTCTTCCCTCGAGGACAACCTCCTTAAACTCCGATCCATAAGAATGTCACCTCTGAATATCTTCTCAAGCTCCATCAAGTAAATGGCCTGAAAATGACACTCGAATATTAATAGCCTTAAGCCTGTCAATAAAACCATACAGACGACACTACATATCCACCAATTGGCCACTAATGTAAAATTTTTAAGGACAAAAAATCTCATGAAGTGACGATGATAACAGTACGAGTTTTAATATCCACAATCAGTTTTCAAGTAATGCATATACCGGCATCTAGACAACCACAACTCCCATCCGCTTTGGCTTTTCCCTTCCCAAAATTAGCCTTCAAATTCAACCTACTCAAAATGCAGTCAACTATTTAATCCTCTAATCGTAGCATGTAATCCGGTGCAGCCAATATTACACAAGGTGTCTTGCCACTCACTCAACTTCCTTCACAAAATTTTACCTAGGCCTGTGCAGAAAATTCTATAACCCGGTCCATCCGTGAGATCTGACCCAACCCGTCCGAAAAGTGGTTGAAAGCAGCTTGCAGGTTGAACCCGCTGAAACTGACTGCATGTTTTAACTTGCGGTTTGGGAATTGATATAGTCACAGCAGAGGAAAAGGCCGAATAGAAGATGATTTCCAGCCAAAAAGCAGCCATGGCAGCAATAATActgaaattaaaatgatttcttTACATAAGAAACCAGGCCATGGACGCCACCTTAACTTGTGTTGCTCCTGTGCAAACCTGCACAAACCGCATGAAAAGCCAACATCAGACCATGTGATCATGCATTCTCAAGTTGCCTTAACCACAGAGGTTCTTAAGTCATTATCACACCTGCAGAATAGCCAAGCAAGCCAATGTTCAAGGAAAAGTCAACACGAAGTCCGGGATTTCACCGGAAAGGAGGTTACCTTGCAAAGTAAAGGTTGCGAAGGTTCACGGGTCCAACTCGGTGATGTTCCAGAGAAGGGTCCTGCCGACCGGAGGGCCAAGAGTGAAGATCGATCCAAACCCAGATCTGGTCTTGACAAGGGGAACACAATGAGAGGCAGTGTGGTTAACTTCTCGGAAAAAGAAAGGGATAGTTTTCATAAACTTGAGACGAATCGGGTTGAATTGGTTTTGTTGGTCTGGGCTGCGGTTTGGGCCCAAATACAGGGCGGTTTGGTCGGTTGCAGACCTAATTTTACCCCAGTTCAAATTTGCATACTATCACCACCTTTGAAGCCTTAAGACTTATACAATGACAAGAACAATGCTTGCCTTACAAACTATTCACTTGTTTCATCGCACACTCTTGAATTGTTCACCATCCTTTGGGATCCAACCATCAAATTGTAACACCACTTATTTACCAAATTACCATCCATGTTAACCGCCAGAATCAAACCAAAGTACTATATATTTGTCAGGTTTTCCCATTCAGGGTtgcaatatattaattttgatagtttaaaaagaaaaatataaaagaaatgatagtttTAAGTTTAAGGAGGATTTCAATCGTCCATAGTTCCTGACCAAACTGAACTTGACTAATTTCATTCCCCTCTCTCACCCTAGGCCCTACAGTTCGAGCAGGAGCTCTAAGAGATCTAATATCGTTTGGGAATAAAAACTGTactaagaaaaaggaaagaaaagaaaatagaaatgtcactaaaaaatatagaaattcaggttaaaaaaattacagaCCAAACATTCGTGAGAgggaagaaaatatatatatagatcccaTATCCATTCAAGATGCAAAAATGCTAACCATCGAAGAGATGGCCTTCCCAAATCCATTTTTTGCCATGGTTTCCTGAACCTACTtgacacaaataaaacaaaataatgaaaaataagaagCAGAAATGGAATCCTAATATCAAATACCTACGAAAAATCAAGGAAAAGCAGAGTTACAAAAAtcactcatatttttttttttttatcagttcaCTCTCATATCTTATAATTCCaaagcaaataaaatttctcatcCCAAGTACTGATTTGTTATTTCAGTAATtctttttaaggaaaataaaataaaggaaccCACAAACCGGTAGCCAAAACTAGACCTAAAAGCCAAGATTTAGCTGTGGAGACATTCATAGGCCTCCGATATGCCCACGAGGTCAATGCCCAACAAATTCTCCTGTTTAGATTATGCAATGTTTCTTTCTTTGACATCAAACCGAAGGTTCTTCTCACCTTGACTACCACAAGGGACAACAATGATCCCTAAAAAGCAATAATTGGTTGAAGAAGAACAAAATTATCATAGGAAGAGATGCTTACATAAGAAAGAAAGGGAATAAATATCTTGAATATCATAACTCCGTAGAATCAactaaatttcaaatcaaatctttTACGATAACAACTTTTTGGAATCTTTTTCttggtttgaaatttgaatagtTTTGGCTTTAGGCAGTGAATGCTGTTTTTTAATCTATAATACTACTTatgcataaaataaaaacagtcGAAAGTTCAAATCCAACTTTTAAATGCTTCCTGCTGCAAAATTATGGTTATGGTTGTTCTTTACTGGAATCGTAGAGAATTACTTACGAATAGGACCATTGGCACGATGttcttcttaattattaatGGTTTGATGTTCTTCTTAAAAATGGCTATGTTGGTttatataagagaaaacaaaTGAGGTTGTTTGAATACCTGTTTTTGtttagcttttaaaattatttacgtTATCAATCTATGTCCTTGGTTGCAGGTTTATATTGAAAATACCAACACAATTGACGGGTGTGCAACATTTTTATGAAGAGACAGATTTTcacatgttaaaaaaatgaggTCTGGAATCCTTCTccaattataatactttttggTTCAACCACATTTTATTGATCGATGAAACAGCaggaaaatttaataatatttttcatggcAATGAGAACATTGCTTTTAGAGCATCTGGCGTAGAGTTTTTCCCTATTGAGGTCAATTTTCGATTTCTAAACTAGGTTTATACCTTGCAtttatattagttaataaaGGAGTTGTCATATGGACATGATGAGCTGTGCATCGATCATTAAACTCACATCTTCATATATCTTGAATTAAACTTGCATAAGCAAGGTGCCAAGTTGTTGGACCTTAAAGTGTGGGAATCATTAAACTTCCCACActaaattacatattaagtttCTTGTACATCACAACCTTACATAGACCAAAACTTTAAAGATATGTTTAAGAAAATACTgaaacatttgaaaaaaatatcccTCTCCAGATCACTGTCATTCATGTTGTTGCCCTTGATGGTTAAGTTTCTTaccttgttttttaaaaaacttggttttcttttgacttttttttattggcaaatATTCTTGAAATAATACAAAGTATACTTGTTTTTTATGGCAATGCCTTCCACTTCCATTTTTAGCTAATGTGTTTTGGGAgattgattatttgattttttttaaaagattatgaCAATATCCTTTGAACATTGTATGTGTACTTTTACTCATTGACAGTTTTTTAAGATTCGAATTACCTTCCGCAAACACGTTTGTTTTTAGCTTGTTTGAGATTAAAATATACTTTAATATGTAAAACCCAAAcaacctaatttttctattaaaaagcttttaaggctatttaagtactttttaaaaCTTCTAGCGCAACTCCAAATAAGCCCATAGTGTGTTTGATTACTAGTATTTTGGAgataatcttttttaactttcatatatCCGATATGAGAGTAAGTGCAAGTTTGGTTTCTTTTCAGGCTAGTTTCTTTGCAAATCAAAGGTCAGatatattatctttattttgtgAAGAAGACACAAAAAAGAATTATACCAAGTGAAAGTACTCAGCTCACAAAAATAGGATTGATGCAAACTTGACAATAATGtcttccaaataaaataaagtgagAATATATACAAATACAAACTAATACCTACAACTGTCACAAAATTGTCGTGCATTCAAAACACTATTGGACATGTAGTTTCATAAATTATGTTCTTTCTATTCTATGATAGGCTAGAGTTTTGAGCCACCTTTCCATTCCCGCCAATTCCCAAACTCGTTCTCCATAAGTGTTTTTTATCAAGCAATAATTCTTTCCTTGTTTTTGGTCAAATCTTATAATTAAAACAGCACGTTAAAATCTATTAGGATTTTGTAGCCCTTCATATATACTTTGTCATATAAGGGGatgaaacaaattgaaattgttAAAATgtcttttatgaaaatttttactATAGCACATGGCATAAGATAAAAGCtatgaaagtattttaactAACAAACAAATAATATCTTCCATTAATTCCAAATACATTTATATCTCTAAGCGTCAAACCTAATCGATAATATTTCCTACACTCTTTAAGCAAGCTcagatttgtttttttggaagaaaaacttctatttttgtatataattaatcataacAAGTAATATTTGTCATGTAAAAATCAATCTACATTCATATGAATACTCGGTCTAAATGTACAAGCCTAGCTAATACATTAGTATTGTTAAGAAAGTTATAAGTTAGTTATACATACCCTTTTGTATCTCGTGAATTCTTTGTACACTTAAATTGAACCAACTACAGGTTG is a window from the Carya illinoinensis cultivar Pawnee chromosome 14, C.illinoinensisPawnee_v1, whole genome shotgun sequence genome containing:
- the LOC122294767 gene encoding uncharacterized protein LOC122294767 isoform X2; protein product: MRCHCCRRAPSLQRPPHNACTRSRDALVCAFDPPEICPFALFRKPWQKMDLGRPSLRWLAFLHLEWIWDLYIYFLPSHECLIWVWIDLHSWPSGRQDPSLEHHRVGPVNLRNLYFARFAQEQHKLRWRPWPGFLCKEIILISVLLLPWLLFGWKSSSIRPFPLL
- the LOC122294767 gene encoding uncharacterized protein LOC122294767 isoform X1, which produces MRCHCCRRAPSLQRPPHNACTRSRDALVCAFDPPEICPFAFRFRKPWQKMDLGRPSLRWLAFLHLEWIWDLYIYFLPSHECLIWVWIDLHSWPSGRQDPSLEHHRVGPVNLRNLYFARFAQEQHKLRWRPWPGFLCKEIILISVLLLPWLLFGWKSSSIRPFPLL